In the genome of Acidimicrobiales bacterium, one region contains:
- a CDS encoding class E sortase — protein MRRSLAAAGRTLISAGVLLLLFVAYELWGTGISEARSQNSLAQQWQQTHHTRPHPGTTASTASTTTTSAPPPAVLPGFAIGRIQIPKVGVDKYFVEGVGEGDLKQGPGHYPGTPLPGQPGNASIAGHRTTYGAPFYNLNELVPGDKILIQTLTGTCAQRVCEYDVTQTPFPVLPSDVSVIAPQTGYGLTLTTCNPRFSAAQRLIIKATLAHPPATPPATTPAGPTKTPSTIPGDATVADTNTSGSSAAIPAVVGWGLGAGALWLLAWLVARRLKPRLPWGWPAYVGGAPVFLLLLYFFFENVTRLLPSNV, from the coding sequence ATGCGACGATCCCTGGCCGCGGCCGGCCGGACCCTGATCTCGGCGGGGGTGCTGCTGCTCCTCTTCGTCGCCTACGAGCTGTGGGGGACCGGGATCTCCGAGGCGCGCAGCCAGAACAGCCTGGCCCAACAGTGGCAGCAGACGCACCACACCCGCCCCCACCCGGGGACCACGGCGTCGACAGCCTCCACCACGACCACCTCCGCCCCGCCGCCGGCGGTCCTGCCCGGCTTCGCCATCGGACGGATCCAGATCCCGAAGGTCGGCGTGGACAAGTACTTCGTCGAGGGCGTGGGCGAGGGCGATCTGAAGCAGGGCCCGGGCCACTACCCCGGCACCCCCCTGCCGGGCCAGCCGGGCAACGCGTCGATAGCCGGGCACCGCACCACCTACGGCGCCCCGTTCTACAACCTCAATGAGCTGGTGCCGGGGGACAAGATCCTGATCCAGACGCTCACGGGGACCTGCGCCCAGCGGGTCTGCGAGTACGACGTGACCCAGACGCCGTTCCCGGTGCTGCCGAGCGACGTGTCGGTGATCGCGCCGCAGACGGGCTACGGGTTGACGCTCACGACCTGCAACCCCCGCTTCAGCGCCGCCCAGCGCCTGATCATCAAGGCCACCCTGGCCCATCCGCCCGCCACGCCTCCGGCCACGACGCCCGCCGGCCCGACCAAGACGCCGAGCACCATCCCCGGGGACGCCACCGTGGCGGACACCAACACGTCGGGATCGTCGGCGGCCATCCCCGCCGTGGTCGGTTGGGGGCTGGGCGCCGGGGCGTTGTGGCTGCTTGCTTGGCTCGTGGCCCGCCGCCTCAAGCCCCGGCTGCCGTGGGGCTGGCCCGCCTATGTCGGCGGGGCCCCCGTGTTCCTGCTGCTCCTCTACTTCTTCTTCGAGAACGTCACCCGGCTGCTGCCGTCGAACGTCTGA